From Passer domesticus isolate bPasDom1 chromosome 20, bPasDom1.hap1, whole genome shotgun sequence, one genomic window encodes:
- the LOC135284131 gene encoding cytochrome P450 2C5-like: protein MDAGSAGLLATLLLLLLLSVLWFLVWRSDPKRSRLPPGPAPWPILGNLWQKDVLPLYRHYEKLSSTYGPIFTVWLGLKPVVVLCGYEAVKDALVGHSEEFGGRPAIPLLMQLSKDYGFVSNNEKKWRELRRFTLSTLRDFGMGKSSMSQKVQQEAQHLVELLAKLQGNAFEPMTMFRHAVSNVICSVVFGSRYSYSDAAFLELLNAIGNYISFFLSPVAKVYNTFPSIMDRLPGPHKKVLADCQKLKDHIQEKVQFHQLTLDSSCPRDYIDCFLIRAEKEKGSPETMYSHEDLIMSVFNLFGAGTVTTSNTLVFFLLMLAKHPHIQAKVQEEIDAVVGTGRAPSTEDKLRMPYTNAVIHELQRFHKTRIENFPRMTTQDVLFRGYSIPKGTPVIPVLSSVHSDPTQWENPKEVDPTHFLDEKGEFRKREAFMAFSAGKRMCPGEALARIELFLFLTTLLQSFTFQLATEHRELDLFSLWLEIERRAIPGKFFALPRPVSS, encoded by the exons ATGGACGCTGGCTCGGCCGGGCTGCTCGCcactctgctcctcctcctcctcctctccgtCCTGTGGTTCCTGGTCTGGAGGAGCGACCCGAAGAGGAGCCGGCTGCCTCCTGGCCCAGCTCCGTGGCCCATCCTGGGCAACCTGTGGCAGAAGGATGTCCTGCCCCTCTACAGGCACTACGAGAAG ctcagcagcacctaCGGCCCCATCTTCACCGTGTGGCTGGGGCTGAAGCCGGTGGTGGTGCTCTGCGGGTACGAGGCAGTGAAGGACGCCCTGGTGGGACACTCCGAGGAGTTTGGGGGCAGACCCGCCATCCCCCTGCTGATGCAGCTCTCCAAAGACTACG GATTTGTCTCCAACAATGAGAAGAAGTGGCGGGAGCTGCGGAGGTTCACACTCAGCACCCTGCGGGACTTCGGGATGGGCAAGAGCTCCATGTCCCAGAAGGTGCAGCAGGAGGCTCAGCacctggtggagctgctggcaaAGCTCCAAG GCAATGCCTTTGAGCCCATGACCATGTTCAGACACGCCGTGTCCAACGTGATCTGCTCCGTGGTCTTCGGCAGCCGCTACAGCTACAGCGACGCGGctttcctggagctgctcaacGCCATCGGCAACTACATCAGCTTCTTCCTGTCCCCCGTGGCCAAG GTGTACAACACCTTTCCCAGCATCATGGACCGGCTCCCGGGGCCCCACAAAAAGGTCCTGGCCGACTGCCAGAAGCTGAAGGACCACATCCAGgagaaggtgcagttccaccaGCTGACCCTGGACTCCAGCTGCCCCCGGGACTACATCGACTGTTTCCTGATAAGAGCAGAGAAG gagaagggcagCCCGGAGACCATGTACAGCCACGAAGACCTGATCATGTCAGTGTTCAACCTCTTTGGTGCTGGGACGGTGACAACCAGCAACACCCTGGTGTTCTTCCTGCTGATGCTGGCAAAGCACCCCCACATCCAAG ccaagGTCCAGGAGGAGATCGATGCCGTGGTGGGCACTGGCCGTGCCCCCAGCACGGAGGACAAGCTGCGGATGCCCTACACCAACGCCGTGATCCACGAGCTGCAGCGCTTCCACAAGACCCGCATCGAGAACTTCCCGCGCATGACGACGCAGGACGTCCTGTTCAGGGGCTACTCCATCCCCAAG GGCACTCCTGTTATTCCGGTACTTTCCTCTGTGCACTCGGATCCAACCCAGTGGGAGAACCCCAAAGAAGTGGACCCCACACATTTTTTGGATGAGAAGGGCGAGTTCAGGAAGCGCGAGGCCTTCATGGCATTCTCAGCAG GGAAGCGGATGTGCCCGGGGGAGGCTCTGGCCCGCATCGAGCTCTTCCTGTTCCTCACCACGCTGCTGCAGAGCTTCACCTTCCAGCTGGCCAcggagcacagggagctggatTTGTTCTCCCTGTGGCTCGAGATTGAGAGGAGGGCAATCCCGGGCAAGTTCTTCGCTCTCCCACGCCCGGTGTCCTCCTAa